From the Aspergillus puulaauensis MK2 DNA, chromosome 1, nearly complete sequence genome, the window TATGCTCGCGCGCGTTCTTAAGCCAATGATGCAGCGCCTGCCCATTGAGTTGTCTTTGTGTCTCCTTCTCCACGTCCAAGATGGCCCTGTAGTTTCCTGCGACCGAGTCGTATTTCCTCCGTAGCTTCGATTCGGCATCTCGTTCCCGCTGATCATTGCGTTCCAATCCAGACTTGTGCAAAAGGCTGAGCTGTAGAAGTTCGGTTTGTAGCGCTCCAACTTCGGGCCAAGACGAAGGAATCAGGGAAGAGCTCTGATCAGATTGCGCATTAGCAGACGGTGTCGGCGTAGGTGGTTTAGGCGTTTTCTTGGGTGAAAAGTGTTGCTGGTACGTTGAAAACTGATTCCGGGTCCTGGACGTTGTCGCAGCTGATGACACCTGAGGGGTTTTGGAAGCCGGTGTCACAATCTGACTTCTGTGTCTTGCATGCCCCCGTAGCGCTGGCGGCGTCCCTGAGTTTGAACTCGGGGGCTGTCTCAGAGAGGTCGATCGAACTGGTCTCGCGGGGGGAGGCATGTCTGTTTTCTTGGGCGACAGTGGCCGTATCTGCTGCTTGACGGTGCCATCATGTTTGACTGGGGGCGTTGGGCCTTTGACAGGAGATTCTGGGGCTCGCGCAATCGTCCTCGTGCTTGTAGGAACAGTGGTGGACTTCGTAGAGGATGGAGTCTTCAACTGACTTGGGCGGATGAGGCTTTGGCGACGAGTCGGAAGGGTAGAGGAGGTAGTTTTCGCGGGGGAGGCTTTGGAAGGTATCTCTGTTGATTGTGAGGCGGCGGTGGAAGGTTTCAAGGTTGGAATTGTACGCCCTGGATTGCCAGGCTTTGTGCATTTGTAAGAGGCTGTGCAGATGCAAATTTAAGGGGAATTAGACCCTTACCTGCTTACGGGGCTCCCGGCCTGGAACCGAACGCGTGGGGATTGGCATAGTTCCCAAAGTTGGGGAATTTCAACCCGGGGCTCGGCAGACGGTAGAGGAGTGGATGAGGAGTGAAGGAGTCATGAAGGCCTCAGAGTCGAGGCAGTCGACAGTTTGAAGATGAGGGAAGCGAGTCCGAAGCTTTGAAGCTGCGGTGAACCCACGGGCGTCAACAACCAAAGCTTGGCACCTCCGCCTGCGAAGGAAGGCCCATTCACCAGCGTTCGTGGCATGGACAACGTTCAATCCCCCAGGCCTTTAGATATCTAGCAGTTTCAATGATTGCTAGAATAGGCTAACGTTGGGATGATATGCTCGCCATTTTGTGAAACATCCCATCGGTTATATAGTATGTGTTTATCGATATCACTTTAGGTGGGCACATAATGACATGGGAAAAGAGATGCCATATAGCTCTCATTACAGCGTACAGGCCGAGGATTACAATTACGAAAATTAACGCGATAACCTAAGTGGGCTCTCTCTATAAAGGCATGATAGCGGAGTAAACCCCCAACTCCGTTTATTCTATACTGAGGTATACGACAGGTGCAAAGTATAGCCAACTTGACGAAAAACAATTTTCATTTCATTAGTCCGTGAAGCTTTTTTCTCATATTCGCGTGGAAGTGGTCAAAATTATAGGCTTCCCCGTCTCGGGAAGGAGACCCCTTCCACAGCAGCATGATCGGTAAACCAGGTGACTTTCTCGCCTGCTCCCTGGTTGACGAGGGAGGATGGAAGGCTCCTCCCTTCCTCAGCATCAAAGATCTGTTTCATGATCTCTTTCTTGCCACCGCCTGTAgcgatgaaggcgatgttCACAGCGTGCGTAACAACAGGCAGTGTGAGGGTGATGCGCTTTGGTGGCGGCTTCGGAGAGTCGCTAATCGCGGACACCCATGAGTCCTTCTCTCGCAGCAATTCGTGTCCAGGGAAGAGACTGCAAGTGTGACCATCCGGACCACAGCCGAGGAGAATAAGGTCGAAAACAGGTAGCTTCACGCTGTCCTTGGCGGCGAAAGAGCGCATCAGGTCTTCCTGGTACAAATCCGCGAGCTCCTGGGGGTCTTCGTCGTTGACATGGGCTTCATCGATTGGGTGCACTTTGGGGGAGCCCAGATCCGACGGAATCTTGCTGAGCAGCTCATCTTTCAAAAGGCGATAGTTGCTGTCCTCGTGGTTGAGAGGGACGGCGCGCTCGtccgcgaagaagatctcCCACTTGGAAAACTGGGCAGTATCCTCCGGGCTCCCATCTCCAGGGACAAGGAGTGATTTGGCGAGAACAGCAGGCAGGGAGCCTCCGGATACTGCGATGCGAAAAGTGTCATGACGACTTAAGGCCGAGTTCTGGTTTCGGAGGACATAGGGCCGTAATTGCTTGGCCAGAGCGCCGGTGTCTTGAAAGCTGAGGAGGTTTGGAGCTGGGCCAGCCATTGTTGTGGAATTGCGTTTCGCACGTATTTTCTGATGGGGATGAACGATCGATGGAGGGAGCAGTTTGAGCGCAGAAAAGAAGGTCGGAGAATGAGTGAGGGGTGGTGCTTCGGTCAGAGCTTCAGGTGGGGTGGCGGGGCAGAGACGCTGTATATTAACCAGTGTCAGAATCGAAGGCCGTAGATGTAACGATGATGGGAATTCGGCTTGGTAGAACTGAATGCGGCCTGTCAGATAAGATACCTATTTATGAGCTTCCAGTGAAACTTCAGGAAGCATCAGGTAAGAAGACCGTTGCCAGAGCAGCCGGAGTGCAACTCCATCTGTCGTCAGTCATCCCTCCCAATGACGTCGGCTCCGATGGGAAGCGACCACCACAATCAGCATTAATACGGGCAATGATTCAACCGGGCTCACGCCAGAGTCTATAGAGATCCATTTTCGTCTATCTTGAATCGTGCCTACCCTCAAATCCTACGGAAGTTCGGGAGGTTTTGTACAAGGACCCAACTCTCGCTTTGACACTGATTTGAGGGGAAACTCGAGAGAGTATCTACAATGATGTCAGAGGCCCTTCTGCCAACGCGTCCCTGATGCGGACCAGAAGGCACGATCCCAGTTACTCCGTAGAAGAGGCACTGATGGGCTGTTTGCTCGATCGCCTCAGGCTAATTGGCAAATCATGGAGCGGAATGAGGGGTTTATCATCTCGAAAATGCCTGAGCGCCGGCTGCAGTCAGATAATCATTTGCGCCACGTACATTAGGACCAGGCGAACATCGCACGTTATGCACAATTACAACATCGCGCATACGCCTCGGCGGATCATTGAAAGGCACTATTCCTGGCGCAGGTGTTGCGCGGGCTGGATACTAGTATATGGGGCAGCGCCGAGTTTGCGCCGGAGAGGAAGTCAGTTAGCGGAAGGTGATGAACACATCACAGGGCACTATGGGGGCTTGGGGAATGCCCTCCTGGTAATGATATGCGGGGTTCTATGCATGATACGGGCTGTTCCGTCCTCTTAGTTCGATCTCCGTCAAACCGTCTGTGACAGATCAAAAATGAGGACGGAGTGAGAGGGGAATTCCGCTCCCGCACTCAGAGAAGATGGTCAGGGGGGCTGGAATGCTCACAGCCTCACAGGCAGCCGTTGCAAAAACAATTGGGATAGGATGGAATGTCTGAAACTGGGAAATCGAACAAAAGCTTCAGTTCTCTATATTCTTCACGTGTTTATCGAAGACGTCATCATTGGCAATGCCTCATCGGTGTTCGACAGGATTGACGCCAAAAGATGGTCGGTTGAATCGGCAAATTGAATACTGAGAAGATAGGCGGGTATTGGCGAAAATGCCTCAGACTAAGTCAACTGTAGAGCACGGATTTGGAAGGAACAAAACAACATTGTGGAGAGGAGAATCGACATACGGGCTACGGAGGAGAGTCGAGCGCGGGTTGCCCCGCCCTGCACCAGACTTGCACCCGAAGTCCGTGCCAGAAAACCAAACAGCCCAGAACTCCAAAACACCAGATTCGCGCAATCATAGTCAGGCCATCACTACTTACGAAGCTGTCAGCTGCACTCCGTTGCCAGATACAATGTGGGTAAGATACACTCAAGAAACTTCGATCGGGGAAACGACCAACCAATGGAACAGCACACTGATTGAGTCGAGGTGTAATAAAGTTGGCCTTGTCCTTATCTTCTATGTAGAAAATAGCTTCAACTCTACTTTCCGGATACAGTGAATACACCAACACAGGCGGGACTGTGAAACGCCCAGAGTGGATCCATGTCCGTTCGCGACCTCAGCATTCTCCTCATACAGCCGTTGAGTTTCACGCCTGACACGGCTGGGCGACTGGATGTCCGCTTGACTGGCGCCTCTCGCCAGAGTTTCCACGAGGGAATAAGTCATTCATGCCCGGGAAGAGATAACGCATTTATCTCGGCATAATTAATTAACGATGTGAGAAGTCTTATGTCAGTTGGTATGTGAGGTAAGACGGATGGGACGGATGTTGCTGGCACGGGCATTGTGCAgggccacagccacaggccGAGAGCCGGATTGATGTATTCTGTCAGCCCGATGGGCGATGAAGCCGGCAATAGAAAGCCAGAATGAATCAGTGCCTTAAAAAGCAGCAGCACAGATCCTGATGAGATGCCAGTCAGATGCCCACTCGCCCGATTGTCCTCTGAAATAAACCATGGGAATGGATATATGGGGCCGTTGAAACTGAATCTAAAACGGCAGGTTATGCAGCCGGGTGGTTTATTCAGCAACTGATAACCATGGGTATTACACGTTTCCCCAGAGGTCAAGGTGCAGGTTGGGCTGGAGTAGTGAAGTATGCGCGGGCGATCGCTTCGTCTTAACCAGTCATGACGacacgacgacgacgacgacgcgAAGGACCTCGGTGATGCAGTCCTGATAGTGACTGGCAGTCACGCAATGCTTTACGCCTGGCTATGCAAGATTATTGCACGTCCTACAAGCCCACCATGCTGATAATGCATGTTTCTATTTGCCATCAAGCGCCGCCAAAATAGCAGCTGCAGTCACAATGACAATATCCTGCATTAAGCTTCACAACTTCCACAAACAAGGCAGTGCAATCCCAGGGAAAGATAAGCAAACCATCCTCCGTGCACCTAGTAGTACCCATGGCTCAGGGCCACGGGGCTCGTTTTCCACAGACTTTCTTTGGTTGAATCTGGGATTTACTGTGGAGCGAGCCACATTGCCGTCCATCTCCCTGGGGTAGTTTTGACTTTTGACTCTGTGAGCTTCAAATTGGGCGGCACTTTGAGAAATCGGCAGGAGTGTCTTCACTCTGACGGAGtataaaaacaaaaaaaaatgaattattattttctctGTTTTAGCGTGATTTTCCCAATAGAGCGCACTAAATCCTTGGGCTGAGCAGGGGTGGGGACAGAAAACagggaggaaaggaaaaacGGAAGCCTGAGGGCAAGTGGGTCGATCTGACCCTGAAACAGTGCAACTTATACCTTGCGCCAGCATTTATAGTCTCCAGGCTGCGCAGCTTCGCCCTGCTCCGTCGCTCCTCAACCCTCTTGCTCTTCACCACTGCTGGGCTTTTCGCCTTCTCCCTGATCTCTTGCCAGCTATAGAAATCAGGACAACCACCCAACTTACTCCCTCCCTC encodes:
- a CDS encoding uncharacterized protein (COG:S;~EggNog:ENOG410PNQ4) — protein: MPIPTRSVPGREPRKQPGNPGRTIPTLKPSTAASQSTEIPSKASPAKTTSSTLPTRRQSLIRPSQLKTPSSTKSTTVPTSTRTIARAPESPVKGPTPPVKHDGTVKQQIRPLSPKKTDMPPPARPVRSTSLRQPPSSNSGTPPALRGHARHRSQIVTPASKTPQVSSAATTSRTRNQFSTYQQHFSPKKTPKPPTPTPSANAQSDQSSSLIPSSWPEVGALQTELLQLSLLHKSGLERNDQRERDAESKLRRKYDSVAGNYRAILDVEKETQRQLNGQALHHWLKNAREHNGQQGFAEQIQLLSLIAQEVYDIDDSHSGRYTMAILEFESWLQRVEEVQEARMSRVGGQCADDFINPIHRDWKDETNALIMKLELASRQLQSLDISGYGDLEALDNSALLRVVKSLGALVHQMGEELGIIRKIEADIVKSETTWVSQLAQQLVEMQPRAVPAAPRTGLWTRSSFKS
- the SOL1 gene encoding 6-phosphogluconolactonase (COG:G;~EggNog:ENOG410PISM;~InterPro:IPR039104,IPR005900,IPR037171,IPR006148;~PFAM:PF01182;~go_function: GO:0017057 - 6-phosphogluconolactonase activity [Evidence IEA];~go_process: GO:0005975 - carbohydrate metabolic process [Evidence IEA];~go_process: GO:0006098 - pentose-phosphate shunt [Evidence IEA]), whose translation is MAGPAPNLLSFQDTGALAKQLRPYVLRNQNSALSRHDTFRIAVSGGSLPAVLAKSLLVPGDGSPEDTAQFSKWEIFFADERAVPLNHEDSNYRLLKDELLSKIPSDLGSPKVHPIDEAHVNDEDPQELADLYQEDLMRSFAAKDSVKLPVFDLILLGCGPDGHTCSLFPGHELLREKDSWVSAISDSPKPPPKRITLTLPVVTHAVNIAFIATGGGKKEIMKQIFDAEEGRSLPSSLVNQGAGEKVTWFTDHAAVEGVSFPRRGSL